Proteins co-encoded in one Bombus pyrosoma isolate SC7728 linkage group LG4, ASM1482585v1, whole genome shotgun sequence genomic window:
- the LOC122566502 gene encoding eukaryotic translation initiation factor 2-alpha kinase 1-like isoform X1 gives MVDNNSPPTNLWDTLSTATSFDRGNNANPTLCLDNESNLNNGQIVSILRTSTSLLIESLIQQLCILFEDDSVHRNKLYFAICDRLHKLKLIDDSYNMMEFEPLRNQYQQALYHLFTVTRAAVGCENLLQISSLCRPSMTEWSRYHREFQEISFIAAGGFGNVFKALHRLDGIEYAIKKITVRSDRVKNIMQHLEEVKTLAKLNHTNIVSYKGAWIEPMLPSRQHLVSLSHLQSKLGSIEHNKTNEYRLWINQTSSSQSQQSLDTGSSESPKENDKQDMLSQHGKWTNYESEENVKKDEEGTNSNSISFRNDSEHQNNKTENNTSYTDGSNSYEESSKNKMLLPYIPQTNKYTTLYIQMALCEKTLQQWLDERIEVTPQAMLVAILTQTLHGLDYIHSRGIVHHDIKPSNIFISTSGQLQIQLGDFGLACPLRSENHHSIIGTQMYAAPEQLQGKCDPKSDIYSLGIVLLELIVHTRTQMERIEIINSLKMGHIPTTLAATHLKWAHIVSQLVQEEPENRPSTNQLLQDLNEDKDMMIARLKIENAKKDDIIQKLQERILILEEQMVKHSISLQDI, from the exons GTAACAATGCAAATCCAACACTATGTTTGGACAATGAAAGTAATCTGAACAATGGGCAAATTGTGAGCATACTTAGAACTTCTACTAGTCTTTTAATTGAATCACTTATACAGCAATTGTGTATACTCTTTGAAGATGATTCAGTACacagaaataaattgtattttg CTATTTGTGATAGACTTCACAAATTGAAACTAATTGATGATTCCTACAATATGATGGAATTCGAACCATTAAGAAATCAATATCAACAAGCACTATATCACTTGTTTACAGTTACACGTGCAGCAGTCGGTTGTGAAAATTTACTTCAGATTTCAag tTTATGTAGACCATCAATGACAGAATGGTCCCGTTATCATAGAGAGTTTcaagaaataagttttattGCTGCTGGAGGATTTGGTAATGTTTTTAAAGCTTTACATCGTCTTGATGGTATCGAATATGCCATTAAGAAGATAACAGTTCGTTCTGATcgagttaaaaatataatgcagCATCTTGAAGAAGTGAAAACTCTTGCCAAATTAAATCATACCAATATAGTTTCATATAAAGGTGCATGGATTGAACCTATGTTGCCTTCAAGGCAGCATTTAGTATCCCTAAGTCATTTGCAAAGCAAATTAGGATCTATTGAACATAACAAGACAAATGAATATAGATTATGGATAAATCAGACTTCCAGTTCACAAAGTCAACAAAGTTTGGATACTGGGAGTAGTGAAAGTCCAAAAGAAAATGACAAACAGGACATGTTGTCACAACATGGTAAATGGACAAATTATGAGTCTg aagaaaatgttaagaAGGATGAGGAGGGAACTAATTCAAACAGTATATCTTTTAGAAACGATAGCGAacatcaaaataataaaacagaaaataatacaagttATACTGATGGCAGTAATTCATATGAAGAGTCCAGTAAAAATAAGATGCTTTTACCATATATACCTCAAaca aataaatatacaacATTGTATATTCAAATGGCTCTTTGTGAAAAAACACTTCAACAGTGGCTTGACGAAAGGATAGAGGTAACGCCACAAGCAATGCTCGTTGCAATATTAACACAAACTCTTCATGGTTTAGACTATATACATTCTCGTGGTATTGTGCATCATGACATAAAG CCaagcaatatatttatttcaacgtcAGGACAGCTACAAATACAGTTAGGAGATTTTGGATTAGCTTGTCCATTACGAAGTGAAAATCACCATTCCATTATAGGAACACAAATGTATGCAGCGCCAGAGCAACTACAAGGAAAATGTGATCCTAAA AGTGACATATACAGTTTGGGAATAGTACTTTTAGAGCTGATAGTGCATACAAGAACTCAGAtggaaagaattgaaataattaacagtTTGAAAATGGGACATATACCAACAACACTAGCTGCTACTCATCTTAAGTGG GCGCATATAGTAAGTCAATTAGTTCAAGAAGAGCCCGAGAATCGGCCATCAACGAATCAATTGTTACAAGACTTAAACGAAGATAAAGATATGATGATAGCGCGTTTAAAGATTGAAAACGCTAAAAAAGacgatataatacaaaaattacaggaaaggatattaatattagaagaaCAAATGGTTAAACatagtatatcgttacaagATATATAA
- the LOC122566502 gene encoding eIF-2-alpha kinase GCN2-like isoform X4, whose amino-acid sequence MVDNNSPPTNLWDTLSTATSFDRGNNANPTLCLDNESNLNNGQIVSILRTSTSLLIESLIQQLCILFEDDSVHRNKLYFAICDRLHKLKLIDDSYNMMEFEPLRNQYQQALYHLFTVTRAAVGCENLLQISSLCRPSMTEWSRYHREFQEISFIAAGGFGNVFKALHRLDGIEYAIKKITVRSDRVKNIMQHLEEVKTLAKLNHTNIVSYKGAWIEPMLPSRQHLVSLSHLQSKLGSIEHNKTNEYRLWINQTSSSQSQQSLDTGSSESPKENDKQDMLSQHGKWTNYESEENVKKDEEGTNSNSISFRNDSEHQNNKTENNTSYTDGSNSYEESSKNKMLLPYIPQTNKYTTLYIQMALCEKTLQQWLDERIEVTPQAMLVAILTQTLHGLDYIHSRGIVHHDIKPSNIFISTSGQLQIQLGDFGLACPLRSENHHSIIGTQMYAAPEQLQGKCDPKSDIYSLGIVLLELIVHTRTQMERIEIINSLKMGHIPTTLAATHLKWVINVC is encoded by the exons GTAACAATGCAAATCCAACACTATGTTTGGACAATGAAAGTAATCTGAACAATGGGCAAATTGTGAGCATACTTAGAACTTCTACTAGTCTTTTAATTGAATCACTTATACAGCAATTGTGTATACTCTTTGAAGATGATTCAGTACacagaaataaattgtattttg CTATTTGTGATAGACTTCACAAATTGAAACTAATTGATGATTCCTACAATATGATGGAATTCGAACCATTAAGAAATCAATATCAACAAGCACTATATCACTTGTTTACAGTTACACGTGCAGCAGTCGGTTGTGAAAATTTACTTCAGATTTCAag tTTATGTAGACCATCAATGACAGAATGGTCCCGTTATCATAGAGAGTTTcaagaaataagttttattGCTGCTGGAGGATTTGGTAATGTTTTTAAAGCTTTACATCGTCTTGATGGTATCGAATATGCCATTAAGAAGATAACAGTTCGTTCTGATcgagttaaaaatataatgcagCATCTTGAAGAAGTGAAAACTCTTGCCAAATTAAATCATACCAATATAGTTTCATATAAAGGTGCATGGATTGAACCTATGTTGCCTTCAAGGCAGCATTTAGTATCCCTAAGTCATTTGCAAAGCAAATTAGGATCTATTGAACATAACAAGACAAATGAATATAGATTATGGATAAATCAGACTTCCAGTTCACAAAGTCAACAAAGTTTGGATACTGGGAGTAGTGAAAGTCCAAAAGAAAATGACAAACAGGACATGTTGTCACAACATGGTAAATGGACAAATTATGAGTCTg aagaaaatgttaagaAGGATGAGGAGGGAACTAATTCAAACAGTATATCTTTTAGAAACGATAGCGAacatcaaaataataaaacagaaaataatacaagttATACTGATGGCAGTAATTCATATGAAGAGTCCAGTAAAAATAAGATGCTTTTACCATATATACCTCAAaca aataaatatacaacATTGTATATTCAAATGGCTCTTTGTGAAAAAACACTTCAACAGTGGCTTGACGAAAGGATAGAGGTAACGCCACAAGCAATGCTCGTTGCAATATTAACACAAACTCTTCATGGTTTAGACTATATACATTCTCGTGGTATTGTGCATCATGACATAAAG CCaagcaatatatttatttcaacgtcAGGACAGCTACAAATACAGTTAGGAGATTTTGGATTAGCTTGTCCATTACGAAGTGAAAATCACCATTCCATTATAGGAACACAAATGTATGCAGCGCCAGAGCAACTACAAGGAAAATGTGATCCTAAA AGTGACATATACAGTTTGGGAATAGTACTTTTAGAGCTGATAGTGCATACAAGAACTCAGAtggaaagaattgaaataattaacagtTTGAAAATGGGACATATACCAACAACACTAGCTGCTACTCATCTTAAGTGG GTAATCAATGTTTGTTAG
- the LOC122566502 gene encoding eukaryotic translation initiation factor 2-alpha kinase 1-like isoform X2, translated as MVDNNSPPTNLWDTLSTATSFDRGNNANPTLCLDNESNLNNGQIVSILRTSTSLLIESLIQQLCILFEDDSVHRNKLYFAICDRLHKLKLIDDSYNMMEFEPLRNQYQQALYHLFTVTRAAVGCENLLQISSLCRPSMTEWSRYHREFQEISFIAAGGFGNVFKALHRLDGIEYAIKKITVRSDRVKNIMQHLEEVKTLAKLNHTNIVSYKGAWIEPMLPSRQHLVSLSHLQSKLGSIEHNKTNEYRLWINQTSSSQSQQSLDTGSSESPKENDKQDMLSQHGKWTNYESENVKKDEEGTNSNSISFRNDSEHQNNKTENNTSYTDGSNSYEESSKNKMLLPYIPQTNKYTTLYIQMALCEKTLQQWLDERIEVTPQAMLVAILTQTLHGLDYIHSRGIVHHDIKPSNIFISTSGQLQIQLGDFGLACPLRSENHHSIIGTQMYAAPEQLQGKCDPKSDIYSLGIVLLELIVHTRTQMERIEIINSLKMGHIPTTLAATHLKWAHIVSQLVQEEPENRPSTNQLLQDLNEDKDMMIARLKIENAKKDDIIQKLQERILILEEQMVKHSISLQDI; from the exons GTAACAATGCAAATCCAACACTATGTTTGGACAATGAAAGTAATCTGAACAATGGGCAAATTGTGAGCATACTTAGAACTTCTACTAGTCTTTTAATTGAATCACTTATACAGCAATTGTGTATACTCTTTGAAGATGATTCAGTACacagaaataaattgtattttg CTATTTGTGATAGACTTCACAAATTGAAACTAATTGATGATTCCTACAATATGATGGAATTCGAACCATTAAGAAATCAATATCAACAAGCACTATATCACTTGTTTACAGTTACACGTGCAGCAGTCGGTTGTGAAAATTTACTTCAGATTTCAag tTTATGTAGACCATCAATGACAGAATGGTCCCGTTATCATAGAGAGTTTcaagaaataagttttattGCTGCTGGAGGATTTGGTAATGTTTTTAAAGCTTTACATCGTCTTGATGGTATCGAATATGCCATTAAGAAGATAACAGTTCGTTCTGATcgagttaaaaatataatgcagCATCTTGAAGAAGTGAAAACTCTTGCCAAATTAAATCATACCAATATAGTTTCATATAAAGGTGCATGGATTGAACCTATGTTGCCTTCAAGGCAGCATTTAGTATCCCTAAGTCATTTGCAAAGCAAATTAGGATCTATTGAACATAACAAGACAAATGAATATAGATTATGGATAAATCAGACTTCCAGTTCACAAAGTCAACAAAGTTTGGATACTGGGAGTAGTGAAAGTCCAAAAGAAAATGACAAACAGGACATGTTGTCACAACATGGTAAATGGACAAATTATGAGTCTg aaaatgttaagaAGGATGAGGAGGGAACTAATTCAAACAGTATATCTTTTAGAAACGATAGCGAacatcaaaataataaaacagaaaataatacaagttATACTGATGGCAGTAATTCATATGAAGAGTCCAGTAAAAATAAGATGCTTTTACCATATATACCTCAAaca aataaatatacaacATTGTATATTCAAATGGCTCTTTGTGAAAAAACACTTCAACAGTGGCTTGACGAAAGGATAGAGGTAACGCCACAAGCAATGCTCGTTGCAATATTAACACAAACTCTTCATGGTTTAGACTATATACATTCTCGTGGTATTGTGCATCATGACATAAAG CCaagcaatatatttatttcaacgtcAGGACAGCTACAAATACAGTTAGGAGATTTTGGATTAGCTTGTCCATTACGAAGTGAAAATCACCATTCCATTATAGGAACACAAATGTATGCAGCGCCAGAGCAACTACAAGGAAAATGTGATCCTAAA AGTGACATATACAGTTTGGGAATAGTACTTTTAGAGCTGATAGTGCATACAAGAACTCAGAtggaaagaattgaaataattaacagtTTGAAAATGGGACATATACCAACAACACTAGCTGCTACTCATCTTAAGTGG GCGCATATAGTAAGTCAATTAGTTCAAGAAGAGCCCGAGAATCGGCCATCAACGAATCAATTGTTACAAGACTTAAACGAAGATAAAGATATGATGATAGCGCGTTTAAAGATTGAAAACGCTAAAAAAGacgatataatacaaaaattacaggaaaggatattaatattagaagaaCAAATGGTTAAACatagtatatcgttacaagATATATAA
- the LOC122566502 gene encoding eukaryotic translation initiation factor 2-alpha kinase 1-like isoform X3, with protein sequence MVDNNSPPTNLWDTLSTATSFDRGNNANPTLCLDNESNLNNGQIVSILRTSTSLLIESLIQQLCILFEDDSVHRNKLYFAICDRLHKLKLIDDSYNMMEFEPLRNQYQQALYHLFTVTRAAVGCENLLQISRPSMTEWSRYHREFQEISFIAAGGFGNVFKALHRLDGIEYAIKKITVRSDRVKNIMQHLEEVKTLAKLNHTNIVSYKGAWIEPMLPSRQHLVSLSHLQSKLGSIEHNKTNEYRLWINQTSSSQSQQSLDTGSSESPKENDKQDMLSQHGKWTNYESEENVKKDEEGTNSNSISFRNDSEHQNNKTENNTSYTDGSNSYEESSKNKMLLPYIPQTNKYTTLYIQMALCEKTLQQWLDERIEVTPQAMLVAILTQTLHGLDYIHSRGIVHHDIKPSNIFISTSGQLQIQLGDFGLACPLRSENHHSIIGTQMYAAPEQLQGKCDPKSDIYSLGIVLLELIVHTRTQMERIEIINSLKMGHIPTTLAATHLKWAHIVSQLVQEEPENRPSTNQLLQDLNEDKDMMIARLKIENAKKDDIIQKLQERILILEEQMVKHSISLQDI encoded by the exons GTAACAATGCAAATCCAACACTATGTTTGGACAATGAAAGTAATCTGAACAATGGGCAAATTGTGAGCATACTTAGAACTTCTACTAGTCTTTTAATTGAATCACTTATACAGCAATTGTGTATACTCTTTGAAGATGATTCAGTACacagaaataaattgtattttg CTATTTGTGATAGACTTCACAAATTGAAACTAATTGATGATTCCTACAATATGATGGAATTCGAACCATTAAGAAATCAATATCAACAAGCACTATATCACTTGTTTACAGTTACACGTGCAGCAGTCGGTTGTGAAAATTTACTTCAGATTTCAag ACCATCAATGACAGAATGGTCCCGTTATCATAGAGAGTTTcaagaaataagttttattGCTGCTGGAGGATTTGGTAATGTTTTTAAAGCTTTACATCGTCTTGATGGTATCGAATATGCCATTAAGAAGATAACAGTTCGTTCTGATcgagttaaaaatataatgcagCATCTTGAAGAAGTGAAAACTCTTGCCAAATTAAATCATACCAATATAGTTTCATATAAAGGTGCATGGATTGAACCTATGTTGCCTTCAAGGCAGCATTTAGTATCCCTAAGTCATTTGCAAAGCAAATTAGGATCTATTGAACATAACAAGACAAATGAATATAGATTATGGATAAATCAGACTTCCAGTTCACAAAGTCAACAAAGTTTGGATACTGGGAGTAGTGAAAGTCCAAAAGAAAATGACAAACAGGACATGTTGTCACAACATGGTAAATGGACAAATTATGAGTCTg aagaaaatgttaagaAGGATGAGGAGGGAACTAATTCAAACAGTATATCTTTTAGAAACGATAGCGAacatcaaaataataaaacagaaaataatacaagttATACTGATGGCAGTAATTCATATGAAGAGTCCAGTAAAAATAAGATGCTTTTACCATATATACCTCAAaca aataaatatacaacATTGTATATTCAAATGGCTCTTTGTGAAAAAACACTTCAACAGTGGCTTGACGAAAGGATAGAGGTAACGCCACAAGCAATGCTCGTTGCAATATTAACACAAACTCTTCATGGTTTAGACTATATACATTCTCGTGGTATTGTGCATCATGACATAAAG CCaagcaatatatttatttcaacgtcAGGACAGCTACAAATACAGTTAGGAGATTTTGGATTAGCTTGTCCATTACGAAGTGAAAATCACCATTCCATTATAGGAACACAAATGTATGCAGCGCCAGAGCAACTACAAGGAAAATGTGATCCTAAA AGTGACATATACAGTTTGGGAATAGTACTTTTAGAGCTGATAGTGCATACAAGAACTCAGAtggaaagaattgaaataattaacagtTTGAAAATGGGACATATACCAACAACACTAGCTGCTACTCATCTTAAGTGG GCGCATATAGTAAGTCAATTAGTTCAAGAAGAGCCCGAGAATCGGCCATCAACGAATCAATTGTTACAAGACTTAAACGAAGATAAAGATATGATGATAGCGCGTTTAAAGATTGAAAACGCTAAAAAAGacgatataatacaaaaattacaggaaaggatattaatattagaagaaCAAATGGTTAAACatagtatatcgttacaagATATATAA
- the LOC122566506 gene encoding divergent protein kinase domain 2A encodes MILSYIYNILKFKKWELLSLLTILIALKWSTIITFRPDINRLTELHKCPACFGISACNYIHEIDIAFHDFYSVFAYFFGVKNVFFGSFNNSRVVLKKLAQNSELDEFDRMLCKNKRISHICIKNAKEIDNKVEVDFHELIKKEVHVNSTKNNFNHLKLCPTVQHLNDLLSNVYRNEKNIDRKILHINIWVLTVLNPEPLLLQILSTDKDWPVPRYFGTCGRILIEEYVGMPLTAYYNEPWLRRAKLASSLLDAAYKFTYKDDNFGFYLTDISADNIAVDSIDNVKFVDLENVIIVDRNIAPTERSTTWSQLQVNTENFSCSECLAFSGIDICSHKVSDHNYYAICKILLAININNSILPGGLLHDIPADILKNYPDVQHLIQQCVHPQTLLSRIDAGMQLKKLLDFIMQNQI; translated from the exons AtgattttatcatatatatataatatattaaaatttaaaaagtggGAGCTGTTATCTCttctaacaattttaataGCATTAAAGTGGTCCacaattattacatttcgACCGGACATAAATCGTTTGACAGAATTACATAAATGTCCAGCATGTTTTGGTATTTCTGCATGCAATTATATTCATGAAATAGATATCGCATTTCATGATTTTTATTCCgtgtttgcatatttttttggagtaaaaaatgtattttttggATCCTTTAATAATAGCAGAGTTGTTCTGAAGAAGTTAGCACAAAATTCGGAATTAGATGAATTTGATCGAATGCTTtgcaaaaacaaaagaatttctcacatttgtataaaaaatgcaaaagagATAGATAATAAAGTTGAAGTCGATTTCCATGAACTTATCAAAAAAGAAGTTCATGTGAATTCTACGAAAAATAACTTCAATCATTTAAAACTTTGTCCTACTGTTCAACATTTAAATGATCTCTTAAGtaatgtatatcgtaatgagaaaaatatcgatagaaaaatacttcatattaatatttgggTATTAACAGTTCTTAATCCTGAGCCTCTCCTTCTTCAG ATATTATCTACAGATAAGGATTGGCCAGTACCAAGATATTTTGGTACCTGTGGTCGCATTTTAATTGAGGAATATGTTGGGATGCCGTTAACTGCTTATTATAATGAACCATGGTTACGCAGGGCTAAATTAGCTTCGAGTCTTCTAGATGCTGCTTATAAATTTACTTACAAAGATGATAATTTCGGCTTCTATTTAACTGATATATCTGCTGATAATATAGCAGTTGATTCAATTGATAACGTAAAATTTGTAGATCTAGAAAATGTCATTATTGTTGACAGAAACATTGCTCCTACAG AGAGATCAACTACATGGAGTCAATTACAAGTAAATACTGAGAATTTTAGCTGCTCAGAATGTCTGGCATTTTCTGGTATTGATATATGTAGTCATAAAGTTAGTGATCACAATTACTATGCAATATGCAAG atattattagcaataaatataaataacagtaTACTACCTGGTGGTCTACTACACGATATACCTgcagatatattaaaaaattatccagATGTACAACATTTAATACAACAATGTGTACATCCCCAAACACTACTTAGTAGAATAGATGCTGGAATGCAACTTAAAAAACTGTTAGATTTTATAATGCAGaaccaaatataa